ACCTTGAAGAGGAGCTAAAAATAAAACGCTCCTTGTTTAACTGCCATGACACACGAATCCACATCTGCCTGTATTTCATCGCTCCCACCGGACACTCCCTAAAGTCCCTCGATCTTGTCACAATGAAGAAACTGGACAGCAAGGTGACAACAGAATCTAGTCTCTCTGTATTTCAGCAGTTAATGTGACTCGTCCCTCAGTCTGTCACTCACACTGTATTTTTTCACGCAGGTAAACATCATCCCTGTTATTGCAAAGGCAGACACGGTATCCAAGAGTGAACTGGACAAATTAAAGATCAAGATTATGAGTGAGCTGGTCAGTAATGGAGTGCAGATTTATCAGTTCCCTACAGAGGATGAAGCTGTCGCAGAGATCAACTCCTCCATGAATGTGAGTcctagaaacacacagacacacacatataaaacattACATGTACTCTATGTATTTTACAAGGTAATACGCATTGTCACTTtctccactgtgtttttacCAAGCCTCTACCCATCCTTTGGTATTGTAGCACTTATTGGGGCATTTTATTAGTTAAGCCTTCTGAATTTCTGCAATTTTTTTCAGCAATTCAAACAGAATAGAAATATCAGCTATGAAGTAATATAGTAGTAATAGAATAATTAATTTAAGTCTGATTATCATGCCACCATTTTATGATTGATGTTATAGGAAAGGTAGGAAATGTAGTCAATAATTGAAGTAGCACAGTAAAAGATTCAAGTTCACAATTTGAATAATTGACATATATTTGGAATCATGTTGTAAAATAGATCCTGCTTATGACAACAGAAGTGCTATTTTTCTAACATATTGTGTCAGTTTATTGTATCAGTACTTTATGTTACAGACTCATCTTCCCTTTGCCGTGGTTGGAAGCGTAGAAGACGTTAAAGTAGGAAATAAGATGGTGAAAGCACGATTGTACCCCTGGGGATCAGTACAGGGTGAGTCCTCTGACATGCATCCTAAAAGTCCCCCAAACAGTAGAGTTGTTTAGTCAGATGGCTGCTGCTGAACCAttattgttttttcagtttcaatATAAATATACTTCTCTGTTTTTGCTGAGCACAGTAGGCACTGAGTTGCCATTGAATATTTTCAAGAAGTGCATCATAAATGAGTGCAAAAGGTTAAATTCCCAggcttctttttcttttttttgttctagTGGAGAATGAAAACCATTGTGATTTTGTGAAGTTGAGGGAGATGCTACTGCGTGTGAACATGGAGGATCTCCGAGAGCAAACGCACGCTCGGCACTATGAGCTTTACCGTCGCTGCAAGCTGGAAGAGATGGGCTTCAAGGACACAGACCCGGACAGCCAGTCGTTCAGGTGAAATTAGGGATAGCAGTGAGGTAATGCATCTGGGCAGCCAAAAGAAAGTCTTGCTCTCTTATGATGCTAAGACCATGCTGATAAATGACTATATTGATAAACAATATGTTGATGTTTTATATGATTTGGTGagatgtaatttaattaatgccATCTGAACACTATATAAATCTGTCTTTCATCATCTTtaccaaatcaaatcaaagacacacacactcccacccTGGACCAAATTCTCCTCTGGACAATACATGGACAAATCCATCTCAAGTATGAGGAAAATGGGAAATAGATAAATCATTAAATGACCAAAACGAATTAGAAAACTAAgaagttgaaaaataaaactaagtCATGAAAGATAAATAGAAGAttaaaacatttgtaatttatAGGAggtaaaggaaaaataaaaaggcttttcTCTTATTTACCAACTGATAGGATCCTAAAGGAAAAGTGTAAAGCTTTATGTGTCTCTTTAGCagtataattaattaatgtatttggttatatttttgtctcatctgaAGCTTTTAGTGCCTTCATAAATTCATCTGGAGATAAGCCACACCATCTCCCTAATATTGGAGAGAAACTACAGTTAACCCAGTGCCTGTGTTCATGAAATGACAGATAATGTGTTGGGTATTATATGTCAGATGGAGTTAAGAGTGTTAGGTTGAACCAACTGTTTATAAATCAATATTTGTAAAGTCCTTCTTAAGCTTGAACCAAGAGGTTTCGATTATCTTGACAgtgaccccacagaggttaaatagctgggattccctgacagtcagtcagaactgaagaagcctctcaGATAAGAGCCGAAACGTCTGAGTATCTTCAAACAAGTCCATAAGCCCTGGATTTTAACTTTCCTTCGATAactgtgacctggatgactgaaaaCCATAATAGACTTCTTAATCGCTTAGTTACTACTAGCTCATTTCAAGCTAGTTTCTGGTGTGCAACCCATTTTGTGATGCATTAATCCCTACCTCGTAAAAATTGCTATGTTACCACTAAGCTAAGTTTGAACTTATAAACAGCTGGAGCAACCAGCATCTGGATACTAATCCTGAGCATTGCTTTTACACTGATCTTCAGCCTTCAGGAGACGTACGAAGCCAAGAGGAAGGAGTTCCTGGTGGATCTGCAGCGCAAAGAGGAAGAAATGAGACAGATGTTTGTCAACAAAGTGAAGGAGACCGAAGCAGAgctgaaagaaaaggaaaaagaggtGAGGATTAACATTATACAATAACTGCTCATTGAAAATACACCATATGTGGTTTGTGTCACATTGTGACCTGTCCCACCATCATCGTCATCTCTAGCTTCATGAGAGGTTTGAGCAGCTGAAGCGCATGCACCAGGATGAGAAGAAGAATCTGGAGGAGAAAAGACGAGaactggaggaggagatgaatgCCTTCAACAGAAGAAAGGTGGCAGCTGAGACACTGATGGGACAGGCACTCCAGGGCTGCTCACAACCATTCAAGAAGGACAAGGACAAGAAGAAGTAAGTCTGCTTTTCTGTATGCATTTGATTTGTATTACTGCTTATGTTTTCATTCATACACTATGGTTGTCAGAGCAAGAATTAATGCCACTAAACAGtaaaaacactaagatctctCAGGCTATTTAGGGATAATAATGTCACACATGCATCTAAGCCAGTCTATGTGGAGCTGATTGGAGGGGGGGGGCGAACAGTGTGATTAATGAGATTGTGTTATCTTCCCAGAAGCCATGTTGGCTCAGGAACTGATACAGGGACAGATTCAGACTGACACTGCGTGCCCAGACATAGTAGGAAGGGTCACAGCTTGCATAACACGGCCTGATGGTTATTTCTCTGCGGGCTGACCTGCCAGACTGTATCTCGGGCAGGGGCATTTCTGTTTACATTTGACTGGTCTCACCAATGCTCACACCATGTGCAACGCAGTTGACACTCAGATGTCCCACGCAGAACTGTAATCATTTCTGCAGGTGGAAACATTTTATGTCAGGATCGATTATGTATGCtcaaaacatatatacacagaaGGTCTAGATTAGCCTTGAAAATCCACAATCACAAAGGCGTCTTAATGATTAGtaaaatagaaacaaatgtgATGAAATTAAAGCCTAGTTCCTTCAGAAATGTTCGCTATCGGTGTCAGTTTGTACTGGCTTTAATGCCCCACCATGTGGATGAAAATATTACCACATTTTCACCCCACAAAAGGCATTAAGCCAGTGTAAAGCCACACAGGGCCGAAGTGTGATTTCAACACGTCTCAACTGTAATAATTTTGGTGGTACAGTCATGGTTGGTTAGCTGTGCAAAAGTTGGGCTTCCAGTGTGACTCTGAATGTAGCCTTAGACTGACAACCCAAATACTGTTGCATTcccatttcattcatttattattttgaattctACCATACCTCAGAtccctcttttttccccccatatgTTGTCATATTTCTTTTCCCCTTTCAGTTGATTTATGGATCAAACATCCAGGGTAACCAGGAATGTGTCTGCCATCAGCATGGGAAAAAAGAAACTGTCATATCTGACAATTCTTCCTGACACTGTATGTGTGGACATAGTGTCACAGTGACTATGCACGTATGTGAGCCTGAATAATGTGATGGCTATAAGCCTCTGTGTACTTTTGGATCAAAAAGGTAGCTTTGCTCAGTGTATTTAATTTGTCCCTAATGCTGACTCTGCTAGACACACAATCCATGGACTGTTTTCATAACATGTAGcttgtgttgttttatgttcTTGCCATGAATGTGTGTTCATCTCCTGTTGTAATTTTAAGTCTCTGTTTCTCAGTGAGACACTGACAAAACGTATTGGAAACAGGAGACTTGCGGTTACTGACTTAACTGAACTGGTGGTTGTGAGTTATGTTATTGTATTAACATGGACTAagcatttgtgtgtatttatacatGCAGTTATTCACAAGTTGAATGGTCTCTAGTAGAGTTGTTTTATAATAAAGAATGTCTAataatgtatataaaaatattgataattgttttttaattgttgGTAGTTTGAGGTAACATAATTAAACACTATTCTATGCAAAGTGAGTGAGTCTGGAAGTGAGTTAAATATTTTGCCttcatttatattaaaataaataatgacaatGGAAAACCGAACAGAGCATCAGTTCATCTGTTGGTCAGCTAGACCCATTCCCCTTAATTTCTCTCAGTTCTCTGGGACTACGTGTCACATCAGTCATTTGTGTGATTCAAAGCATTTCATATTGCACCCGTTGTCGTCATGTCATACCAAATGTCCACATACgccacatgtttttatttttaacaataacaaatgCTTATTAAACTTTATCGTTTGCacacatttaatatttcatgtatttttctAGTGACCATAATGAATATGTGGAGCTACTTGTTCAGATAAATGACAtggtttttctttccttttcataGCTTCTTTAGTCTTCCATCTGCGTGCTCCTTAACCTCAGGAAGGAATTTGAATTAGAAGACTTTCTACCACATCAAAAGATCTCAGACTAACAATCAAGTGTATTATTTTTACAATGTGAAATAACAATTTTATAGAAATGCACTCAGCATCCTTGGACGTGAGTCAGCCTGAAGTCTTCCATGTCTACTAAACTCTCCTTTAAGCTTTTCAGCAGCGCTTTGTAGCATGGTCTCTGCAT
This portion of the Micropterus dolomieu isolate WLL.071019.BEF.003 ecotype Adirondacks linkage group LG19, ASM2129224v1, whole genome shotgun sequence genome encodes:
- the LOC123957166 gene encoding septin-8-A-like isoform X2, with product MNTLFNTTFENEEASHYGSEVQLRPQTYELQESNVNLKLTIVHTVGFGDQINKEESYKPILEYIDAQFEKYLEEELKIKRSLFNCHDTRIHICLYFIAPTGHSLKSLDLVTMKKLDSKVNIIPVIAKADTVSKSELDKLKIKIMSELVSNGVQIYQFPTEDEAVAEINSSMNTHLPFAVVGSVEDVKVGNKMVKARLYPWGSVQVENENHCDFVKLREMLLRVNMEDLREQTHARHYELYRRCKLEEMGFKDTDPDSQSFSLQETYEAKRKEFLVDLQRKEEEMRQMFVNKVKETEAELKEKEKELHERFEQLKRMHQDEKKNLEEKRRELEEEMNAFNRRKVAAETLMGQALQGCSQPFKKDKDKKN
- the LOC123957166 gene encoding septin-8-A-like isoform X3, which codes for MNTLFNTTFENEEASHYGSEVQLRPQTYELQESNVNLKLTIVHTVGFGDQINKEESYKPILEYIDAQFEKYLEEELKIKRSLFNCHDTRIHICLYFIAPTGHSLKSLDLVTMKKLDSKVNIIPVIAKADTVSKSELDKLKIKIMSELVSNGVQIYQFPTEDEAVAEINSSMNTHLPFAVVGSVEDVKVGNKMVKARLYPWGSVQVENENHCDFVKLREMLLRVNMEDLREQTHARHYELYRRCKLEEMGFKDTDPDSQSFSLQETYEAKRKEFLVDLQRKEEEMRQMFVNKVKETEAELKEKEKELHERFEQLKRMHQDEKKNLEEKRRELEEEMNAFNRRKVAAETLMGQALQGCSQPFKKDKDKKKLTCQTVSRAGAFLFTFDWSHQCSHHVQRS
- the LOC123957166 gene encoding septin-8-A-like isoform X1, with protein sequence MNTLFNTTFENEEASHYGSEVQLRPQTYELQESNVNLKLTIVHTVGFGDQINKEESYKPILEYIDAQFEKYLEEELKIKRSLFNCHDTRIHICLYFIAPTGHSLKSLDLVTMKKLDSKVNIIPVIAKADTVSKSELDKLKIKIMSELVSNGVQIYQFPTEDEAVAEINSSMNTHLPFAVVGSVEDVKVGNKMVKARLYPWGSVQVENENHCDFVKLREMLLRVNMEDLREQTHARHYELYRRCKLEEMGFKDTDPDSQSFSLQETYEAKRKEFLVDLQRKEEEMRQMFVNKVKETEAELKEKEKELHERFEQLKRMHQDEKKNLEEKRRELEEEMNAFNRRKVAAETLMGQALQGCSQPFKKDKDKKNFFSLPSACSLTSGRNLN